In Carya illinoinensis cultivar Pawnee chromosome 7, C.illinoinensisPawnee_v1, whole genome shotgun sequence, the following are encoded in one genomic region:
- the LOC122316086 gene encoding glutathione S-transferase T3-like isoform X2 — MNCLIDDDPFFTTLLESDEIDINNPPMGSASVDVQATQPQREKRKQKSQRGVSFTAEEDTILVSAWLNISMDPIRGTDQSSTQMWSRIYEYYSTYKKPNCQERSIASLNNRWSIIQKCVNKFCGSLAQVEGMHPSDATEQDKIDKAKILYRENLKHNFTMDHCWNLLRHQSKWQAHMDLIKKKNGSSSARVFP, encoded by the exons atGAACTGTTTAATTGATGATGACCCATTCTTCACCACACTATTGGAAAGTGATGAAATTGATATAAACAACCCCCCTATGGGCAGTGCAAGTGTTGATGTCCAAGCGACACAACCCCAACgggaaaaaaggaaacaaaaatccCAGCGGGGTGTGTCATTTACTGCAGAGGAAGATACCATCCTCGTTTCAGCTTGGCTTAACATTAGTATGGATCCCATACGGGGAACTGACCAATCATCTACacaaatgtggagtagaattTATGAGTACTACTCCACATATAAAAAACCTAATTGTCAAGAACGATCTATAGCTTCTTTGAACAATCGGTGGTCAATCATTCAAAAATGCGTCAATAAATTTTGTGGTAGCTTAGCCCAAGTTGAAGGAATGCATCCAAGCGATGCAACTGAGCAGGACAAG ATTGATAAGGCAAAAATCTTGTACCGAGAGAACCTCAAACATAACTTTACCATGGATCATTGTTGGAATCTATTGAGGCACCAATCAAAATGGCAAGCACACATGGacctcataaaaaagaaaaatgggtcaAGTTCAG CAAGAGTATTTCcataa
- the LOC122316086 gene encoding glutathione S-transferase T3-like isoform X1, with product MNCLIDDDPFFTTLLESDEIDINNPPMGSASVDVQATQPQREKRKQKSQRGVSFTAEEDTILVSAWLNISMDPIRGTDQSSTQMWSRIYEYYSTYKKPNCQERSIASLNNRWSIIQKCVNKFCGSLAQVEGMHPSDATEQDKIDKAKILYRENLKHNFTMDHCWNLLRHQSKWQAHMDLIKKKNGSSSGITLNSIPLGEDMENVPVDCERPPGKKAEKVREKERKCNERQNLVIKEALSQMTEDRRTCMMERRESQLKYENERSELLLLKKRKLDLEIKAEEDRSNLVTLKKRKVDIEIMSKDIDTLNGVQQEYFHNLQMEIIEEQRNRAISRT from the exons atGAACTGTTTAATTGATGATGACCCATTCTTCACCACACTATTGGAAAGTGATGAAATTGATATAAACAACCCCCCTATGGGCAGTGCAAGTGTTGATGTCCAAGCGACACAACCCCAACgggaaaaaaggaaacaaaaatccCAGCGGGGTGTGTCATTTACTGCAGAGGAAGATACCATCCTCGTTTCAGCTTGGCTTAACATTAGTATGGATCCCATACGGGGAACTGACCAATCATCTACacaaatgtggagtagaattTATGAGTACTACTCCACATATAAAAAACCTAATTGTCAAGAACGATCTATAGCTTCTTTGAACAATCGGTGGTCAATCATTCAAAAATGCGTCAATAAATTTTGTGGTAGCTTAGCCCAAGTTGAAGGAATGCATCCAAGCGATGCAACTGAGCAGGACAAG ATTGATAAGGCAAAAATCTTGTACCGAGAGAACCTCAAACATAACTTTACCATGGATCATTGTTGGAATCTATTGAGGCACCAATCAAAATGGCAAGCACACATGGacctcataaaaaagaaaaatgggtcaAGTTCAGGTATTACTCTAAACTCAATACCTTTAGGAGAAGACATGGAAAATGTGCCCGTCGATTGTGAGAGGCCTCCTGGAAAGAAAGCTGAAAAAgtaagagagaaagaaagaaaatgtaacGAAAGACAAAATCTAGTAATTAAGGAGGCCTTAAGCCAAATGACAGAAGATAGGAGGACTTGTATGATGGAGAGAAGAGAATCACAATTGAAGTATGAGAATGAAAGATCTGAGTTACTACTTCTTAAGAAGAGAAAACTTGATTTGGAAATTAAGGCTGAAGAAGATAGATCTAACTTAGTAACTCTTAAAAAGAGAAAGGTTGATATTGAAATTATGTCCAAAGATATTGATACGCTGAATGGTGTGCAGCAAGAGTATTTCcataatcttcaaatggagATCATTGAGGAACAAAGGAATAGGGCCATATCTCGTACATAG